From the genome of Carassius auratus strain Wakin unplaced genomic scaffold, ASM336829v1 scaf_tig00214790, whole genome shotgun sequence, one region includes:
- the LOC113092955 gene encoding fibronectin type III domain-containing protein 5-like, producing the protein MRRDFMPTLLLILSCFGASWVLAESLAAPVNVSIRDLKGSSAVVTWDIPDGEPVIGFAITQQKKDVRMLRFIQEVNTTTQSCALWDLEADTDYIIHVQSISTSGTSPLSEPLHFKTPKDAETQASKSKDEVTMEEVGQNAQLRAVELVIIVVVLIMWAGVIALFCRQYDIIKDNEPNNNKDKAKNSSECSTPEHSSGGLLRSKV; encoded by the exons ATGAGGAGGGATTTCATGCCCACTCTGCTGCTCATATTGAGCTGTTTTGGAGCGTCGTGGGTCTTGGCTG AAAGTTTGGCTGCTCCAGTAAACGTGTCCATCAGAGATCTAAAGGGCAGCTCTGCTGTGGTGACATGGGACATCCCAGATGGGGAGCCAGTCATCGGCTTCGCCATCACACAACAG AAAAAAGATGTTCGCATGCTGCGCTTTATCCAAGAAGTAAACACTACCACACAGAGTTGTGCATTGTGGGATCTGGAGGCAGATACGGACTATATAATACATGTCCAGTCTATCAGTACAAGCGGGACGAGTCCCCTCAGTGAACCGCTGCATTTCAAAACCCCCAAAGATGCTGAAACACAGGCCTCCAAGAGCAAAG ATGAAGTGACCATGGAAGAAGTGGGTCAGAACGCTCAGCTCCGGGCAGTAGAGCTCGTCATCATTGTTGTGGTTCTGATCATGTGGGCAG GTGTGATCGCGCTCTTCTGCCGTCAGTACGACATCATCAAAGACAACGAGCCCAACAATAACAAGGATAAAGCCAAGAACTCGTCTGAATGCAGCACCCCTGAGCATTCATCAGGTGGCCTGCTGCGCAGTAAAGTATAA